The proteins below come from a single Micromonospora citrea genomic window:
- a CDS encoding transcriptional regulator, which produces MPSEYAKSLGARLRSIRQQQGLSLQGVEEKSNGRWKAVVVGSYERGDRAVTVSRLAELADFYRVPVSELLPDGSGVRHEPTSKIVLDLERLYDEASEDLAYVARYARAIQQQRGDYNGRVLSIRADDLRALAIVYDASPSGLIERLTEHGVLVADPRAFFAS; this is translated from the coding sequence ATGCCCTCTGAATATGCCAAGTCTCTGGGCGCCCGCCTGCGCTCCATCCGCCAGCAGCAGGGCCTGTCCCTGCAGGGCGTGGAGGAGAAGTCGAACGGGCGGTGGAAGGCGGTGGTGGTCGGTTCGTACGAGCGCGGCGACCGCGCCGTCACCGTGTCGCGCCTGGCCGAGCTGGCCGACTTCTACCGCGTTCCCGTCTCGGAGCTGCTGCCCGACGGCAGTGGGGTTCGCCACGAGCCGACCAGCAAGATCGTGCTGGACCTGGAGCGGCTCTACGACGAGGCCTCCGAGGACCTCGCCTACGTCGCCCGCTACGCCCGGGCCATCCAGCAGCAGCGCGGTGACTACAACGGGCGCGTGCTCTCCATCCGCGCCGACGACCTGCGGGCCCTCGCGATCGTCTACGACGCCTCGCCGTCCGGCCTGATCGAGCGGCTCACCGAGCACGGTGTGCTGGTCGCCGACCCGCGGGCGTTCTTCGCCTCCTGA